Proteins encoded together in one Schumannella luteola window:
- a CDS encoding siderophore-interacting protein: MSSTTPPPRTPADTATPAGTSAAPVRPRGSQHALAVTSSERLSPHLVRLRFGGEGVAAWIAAADPARLTATDTYAKLLFAKPELGLEPPYDLEVLRERLPLEDLPVRRTYTIREVDAAAATLAIDFVVHGDEGVAGPWALAAQPGDVVSASTPGGAFAPSDDATLPRLYLGDDSAIPAIAAALEALPADAHGTAIIEVDSAAEELPLTHPEGVDLTWLHRLDDTDAAAPAATAGELLVAAARALPAPTGPVEVFAHGERGAMKELRRLINGEWGVDRALLSLSAYWALGRAEDAFQAEKREPIGQIFDA; the protein is encoded by the coding sequence ATGAGCTCCACGACTCCCCCGCCCCGCACGCCCGCCGACACCGCGACGCCCGCCGGCACCTCCGCCGCCCCGGTGCGCCCGCGCGGCTCGCAGCACGCCCTCGCCGTGACGAGCAGCGAGCGGCTCAGCCCGCACCTGGTGCGCCTCCGCTTCGGCGGCGAGGGTGTCGCCGCGTGGATCGCGGCCGCCGATCCCGCCCGCCTCACCGCGACCGACACCTACGCGAAGCTGCTCTTCGCGAAGCCCGAGCTCGGCCTCGAGCCGCCCTATGACCTCGAGGTGCTGCGCGAGCGCCTGCCGCTCGAGGACCTGCCGGTGCGTCGCACCTACACGATCCGCGAGGTGGATGCGGCGGCCGCGACCCTCGCGATCGACTTCGTCGTGCACGGCGACGAGGGCGTCGCGGGGCCGTGGGCGCTCGCCGCTCAGCCCGGCGACGTGGTCTCGGCGTCGACCCCCGGCGGCGCGTTCGCCCCCTCCGACGACGCGACGCTGCCGCGCCTGTATCTCGGTGATGACTCCGCGATCCCGGCGATCGCCGCGGCCCTCGAGGCGCTGCCGGCCGACGCGCACGGCACCGCGATCATCGAGGTCGACTCGGCGGCCGAGGAGCTGCCGCTCACTCACCCGGAGGGCGTCGACCTGACCTGGCTGCACCGGCTCGATGACACGGATGCGGCGGCCCCCGCCGCGACGGCCGGCGAGCTGCTCGTCGCCGCGGCCCGCGCCCTGCCCGCCCCGACGGGACCCGTCGAGGTCTTCGCCCACGGCGAGCGCGGCGCGATGAAGGAGCTGCGCCGCCTGATCAACGGCGAGTGGGGCGTCGACCGCGCACTGCTGTCGCTGTCGGCGTACTGGGCGCTCGGCCGTGCCGAAGACGCGTTCCAGGCCGAGAAGCGCGAGCCGATCGGCCAGATCTTCGACGCCTGA
- a CDS encoding SRPBCC domain-containing protein, whose protein sequence is MSDDMTDTIGAGSGGHVGPAIDPELDLTLERVIRAPREAVFRAWTDPERFAQWFLPAPMRLRVERFEPIAGGALVTSMSDDGETWMPHLDALFLRVDAGERIVFTNAISADLRPQDAQPVPMAAEIVLAAHPEGTDYRATVRHRAPADRDRHAELGFAEGWGAVTAQLAALVEG, encoded by the coding sequence ATGAGCGATGACATGACCGACACGATCGGGGCCGGCTCCGGCGGTCACGTCGGCCCGGCGATCGACCCCGAGCTCGACCTCACGCTCGAGCGGGTGATCCGGGCGCCGCGCGAGGCGGTGTTCCGGGCCTGGACCGACCCCGAGCGCTTCGCGCAGTGGTTCCTGCCGGCGCCGATGCGGCTGCGCGTCGAGCGCTTCGAGCCGATCGCCGGCGGCGCGCTCGTGACGAGCATGAGCGACGACGGCGAGACGTGGATGCCGCACCTCGACGCGCTGTTCCTGCGAGTCGACGCGGGCGAGCGCATCGTCTTCACGAACGCGATCTCGGCCGACCTGCGCCCGCAGGATGCGCAGCCGGTGCCGATGGCGGCCGAGATCGTGCTCGCCGCGCATCCCGAAGGAACCGACTACCGCGCGACCGTGCGGCACCGCGCGCCCGCCGACCGGGACCGCCACGCCGAGCTCGGCTTCGCGGAGGGCTGGGGCGCCGTCACCGCGCAGCTCGCGGCGCTCGTCGAGGGCTGA
- a CDS encoding ArsR/SmtB family transcription factor, with translation MAQYSAIDEAEADVVFAALADPTRRAVVARLGRGEAGVSVLAAGFDMALPSFLKHVRALERAGLVTTVKRGRVRTCRLDRERLAVVDGWLADQRAIWEQRADRLEQFLAGEGAASTDPARLDGALGPAIATPASATPAPATRRPPTPRTASHPKETHDER, from the coding sequence GTGGCTCAGTATTCGGCGATCGATGAGGCGGAGGCCGACGTCGTCTTCGCGGCGCTCGCCGATCCGACCCGCCGAGCCGTCGTCGCGCGGCTGGGTCGCGGCGAGGCCGGGGTGAGCGTGCTCGCGGCCGGCTTCGACATGGCGCTGCCGTCATTCCTCAAGCACGTGCGGGCGCTCGAGCGCGCCGGACTCGTCACGACGGTCAAGCGCGGACGCGTGCGCACCTGCCGACTCGACCGCGAACGTCTCGCGGTGGTCGACGGCTGGCTGGCGGATCAGCGCGCGATCTGGGAGCAGCGCGCCGACCGGCTGGAGCAGTTCCTCGCCGGCGAGGGCGCGGCATCCACCGACCCGGCTCGCCTCGACGGGGCTCTGGGCCCGGCGATCGCGACCCCGGCATCCGCGACCCCCGCACCTGCCACGCGACGGCCGCCGACCCCCCGGACGGCATCACACCCGAAGGAGACCCACGATGAGCGATGA
- a CDS encoding SDR family oxidoreductase: protein MTSTPAPSIPAVSSDRGGAPRVAIVTGAARGIGKAIAERLGADGLHVVVADLPGARAGIDETVAGIQAAGGRASGHEVDVVDESSVEALVAAAVADGGQLDVFVANAGIAQVEPLLDYEEKDFQKIFDVNVTGVFNSYRQAAKQFIRQGEGGKIVGAASIVAFRPFALLGPYSATKWAVRGLTQAAAMEWAEHGITVNAYGPGIVGTAMWDLIDEKLAAQQGLAKGEALAENARSILLGRVSVPEDVAKLVSFLSSPDSDYVTGQTYLVDGGIQFS, encoded by the coding sequence ATGACCAGCACCCCCGCCCCCAGCATCCCGGCCGTCAGCAGCGACCGCGGCGGCGCGCCTCGCGTCGCGATCGTCACCGGAGCCGCCCGCGGCATCGGCAAGGCCATCGCCGAACGCCTCGGCGCCGACGGACTCCACGTCGTCGTCGCCGACCTGCCCGGCGCCCGCGCGGGCATCGACGAGACGGTCGCCGGCATCCAGGCCGCGGGCGGTCGCGCCAGCGGACACGAGGTGGATGTCGTCGACGAGTCGTCGGTCGAGGCGCTCGTCGCCGCCGCGGTCGCCGACGGCGGCCAGCTCGACGTCTTCGTCGCGAACGCCGGCATCGCGCAGGTCGAGCCGCTGCTCGACTACGAGGAGAAGGACTTCCAGAAGATCTTCGACGTCAACGTCACCGGCGTCTTCAACTCGTACCGGCAGGCGGCGAAGCAGTTCATCCGGCAGGGCGAGGGCGGCAAGATCGTCGGCGCCGCATCCATCGTCGCGTTCCGTCCGTTCGCGCTGCTCGGGCCGTACTCGGCCACGAAGTGGGCCGTGCGCGGGCTCACCCAGGCCGCCGCGATGGAGTGGGCCGAGCACGGCATCACCGTCAACGCCTACGGTCCCGGCATCGTCGGCACGGCGATGTGGGACCTCATCGACGAGAAGCTCGCCGCGCAGCAGGGGCTGGCGAAGGGCGAGGCGCTCGCCGAGAACGCGCGCTCGATCCTGCTCGGCCGGGTGAGCGTTCCCGAGGACGTCGCGAAGCTCGTCTCCTTTCTCTCGTCGCCCGACTCGGACTACGTGACCGGGCAGACCTACCTGGTGGATGGCGGCATCCAGTTCTCCTGA
- a CDS encoding S8 family serine peptidase produces the protein MSGRRRGRGEFGGRHEFDVDARGTVRARNSDAARTGRVSPSPRGVAVRPADGAEVRRRENAGLRVAPSSRGRRRRGGIAAAALLGVVASVLLPVVAAPEPARAASCATSSGSPVIEAASWGQQRMGAERAWPRTRGDVVVAVIDTGVSANSASLQGAVLPGTDLAGGTGDVDCYGRGTFIGSLIAGRPVDGTDFVGVAPAATILPVRVTSNPDDYSLAAALPGLLAQGIQAAVAGGARVIAIPLTSATTSPELEQAVQAAVAADVVVVAAASAPTTDAAAYPAALDGVLSVAPLDQKGAADPAKLGAAPDLAAPSSGLVGAVPDGAGHVTGDEPDLAVAYAAGSAALVRAEFPALTAAEVGARLMATADASTAPLAKDAESDPSLGHGVVDPVAAVSRLDPEKVVTASGATPTLNLPPEPDERPSDMALMIGMGLLALVAATLGPLLGLVAVRRRRESAAAE, from the coding sequence ATGAGCGGGCGGCGGCGCGGGCGCGGCGAGTTCGGCGGGCGCCACGAGTTCGACGTGGATGCGCGCGGCACGGTGCGTGCGCGGAACTCGGATGCAGCGCGAACGGGCCGCGTCTCCCCGTCGCCGCGAGGCGTCGCGGTGCGCCCGGCCGACGGCGCCGAGGTGCGGAGACGTGAGAACGCGGGGCTCCGCGTCGCGCCGTCGAGTCGAGGCCGCCGGCGCCGCGGCGGGATCGCCGCCGCAGCGCTGCTCGGGGTCGTGGCGAGCGTGCTGCTGCCCGTCGTGGCGGCGCCGGAGCCCGCGCGCGCCGCATCCTGCGCGACCTCGTCCGGGTCGCCCGTGATCGAGGCGGCCTCGTGGGGGCAGCAGCGCATGGGCGCCGAGCGCGCGTGGCCGCGCACTCGCGGCGACGTCGTCGTCGCGGTGATCGACACCGGCGTCAGCGCGAACTCGGCGTCGCTGCAGGGCGCCGTGCTGCCCGGCACCGACCTCGCCGGCGGCACCGGCGACGTCGACTGCTACGGTCGCGGCACGTTCATCGGCTCGCTCATCGCCGGCCGTCCCGTCGACGGCACCGACTTCGTCGGCGTCGCCCCGGCGGCGACGATCCTGCCGGTGCGCGTGACCAGCAACCCCGACGACTACTCGCTCGCGGCCGCCCTTCCCGGGCTGCTGGCCCAGGGCATCCAGGCCGCCGTCGCCGGCGGAGCCCGCGTGATCGCGATCCCGCTGACATCGGCGACGACCTCGCCCGAGCTCGAGCAGGCCGTGCAGGCCGCCGTCGCCGCCGACGTGGTCGTCGTCGCCGCGGCGAGCGCTCCGACGACCGACGCGGCCGCCTACCCGGCGGCGCTCGACGGCGTGCTGTCGGTCGCCCCGCTCGACCAGAAGGGCGCCGCCGACCCCGCCAAGCTCGGCGCAGCCCCCGACCTCGCCGCCCCCTCCAGCGGGCTCGTGGGCGCCGTGCCCGACGGCGCGGGCCACGTCACGGGCGACGAGCCCGACCTCGCCGTGGCCTACGCAGCCGGCTCCGCCGCGCTCGTGCGCGCCGAGTTCCCCGCCCTCACCGCGGCGGAGGTCGGAGCGCGCCTGATGGCGACCGCCGACGCCTCCACCGCACCGCTCGCAAAGGATGCCGAGAGCGACCCGTCGCTCGGGCACGGCGTCGTCGATCCGGTCGCCGCCGTCTCGCGCCTCGACCCCGAGAAGGTCGTGACCGCGTCGGGCGCGACGCCGACGCTCAACCTGCCGCCCGAGCCCGACGAGCGCCCGAGCGACATGGCCCTCATGATCGGCATGGGCCTCCTCGCGCTCGTGGCGGCGACCCTCGGCCCGCTGCTCGGCCTCGTCGCGGTGCGCCGCCGCCGGGAGTCCGCCGCGGCCGAGTGA
- the eccCa gene encoding type VII secretion protein EccCa — MSTIPFRRQQREKPPEMPAGDIELQEPPSLPELQPKDPLAMLMMVPMMLISGVMMLVFLGQRNPALAVGLFLGMLVLAILMVLVQLTRAAAERRNTVRGDRRDFMRYLGQVRGKVRGAAAQQRASLTWRHPHPASLANVAMTARLWERRGSHGDFGEVRIGTGSHSLSQRITPLSTKPIADLEPLSARALRRFIAVHGSVPDLPVSLFIRRLADIRLTGDEDAARAMVRAMIAQAVTAHAPDELRVAVCTTPERAADWDWVKWLPHAQHPDLQDGAGSTRLFGVDVPAFVDLLDGDLNGRSRFEPGAAPTADEPYHLVVFDGVAPPTGSRIASAGYRCTTTLTLGVAVDETDTSGLLLDVQPDTVHLLRTDRTEGVQRTPMCAPDGLSVAAATALVRVIAPYRIGGRTADASEPMVSDFELPTLLGIEDVDQWSPVGFLREDLDRSRLRIPLGVDERGNPVDLDIKEAAQGGMGPHGLLIGATGSGKSELLRTLVLGMAMTHSSETLNFVLVDFKGGATFLGLDELPHVSALITNLADEATLVTRMQDALAGELNRRQEYLRAAGNYSSLLEHEKARLAGAPLEAMPTLFVIVDEFSELLASNPDFAELFVMIGRLGRSLGVHLLLASQRLEDGRMTKLESHLSYRIGLRTFSAMESRSVIGVPDAHSLPNAPGNGYLRSDVATLTRFKAAYVSGTYRRRTREQRQEEVRQQVVVFGASPVVPPAPTEVDGVPLGPDDAIVAPAPASEAPSPAPTADETVMTMIVDKLVGYGPPAHQVWLPPLGAPPTLDQLLPPLLPDPDRGLHAIGWTGTGHLSVPIGVVDKPYEQTRELYEIDLSGAGGNVGIAGGPQSGKTALLRTMVSGLALTHTPSEVQFYCIDFGGGGLSTLEGLPHVGSVATRRNAEQVSRTIAEVRTLMRDREQLFTDESLEGMAEYRDRRAAGELAEQRFGDVFLVVDGWAALRAEFEEHDIALREIARQGLAYGVHVMISTSRWTDVHSSLRDQLGTRVELKLGDPIDSVHGMRKAATVPQLPGRGITSEGMHFLAGVPRIDGLTTVDGLAAASRDLGDAVLEAWSGPVAPEVRMLPAVLDAALLPAPTAPGPRVALGHGEQDLEPVWHDFGAKPHLSIVGDSASGKTGALRLLASGVVAAYSPDDARITVIDPRRGVVESVPEQYQFATAFSTSATEQVVAQVVAELRQRVPSADITPAQLRRRDWWSGPEHFVFVDDYDLMLGTMGGPLAPLVELIPQAGDIGLHLILARAGAGSSRTAMDAVIRRLHESNTPELTLSLPPSEPLTFTPGRGKPLPPGRAALLTRRGGVGLQIGWTEPPE, encoded by the coding sequence ATGAGCACCATCCCCTTCCGCCGGCAGCAGCGCGAGAAGCCCCCGGAGATGCCGGCCGGCGACATCGAGCTGCAGGAGCCGCCGTCGCTGCCCGAGCTGCAGCCGAAGGACCCGCTCGCGATGCTGATGATGGTGCCGATGATGCTCATCAGCGGCGTCATGATGCTCGTCTTCCTCGGCCAGCGGAACCCGGCGCTCGCCGTCGGGCTGTTCCTCGGCATGCTCGTGCTCGCGATCCTCATGGTGCTCGTGCAGCTCACCCGCGCCGCCGCCGAGCGCCGCAACACGGTGCGCGGCGACCGCCGCGACTTCATGCGCTACCTCGGGCAGGTGCGCGGCAAGGTGCGCGGCGCCGCCGCCCAGCAGCGTGCGTCGCTGACGTGGCGGCATCCCCACCCGGCGTCGCTCGCGAACGTCGCGATGACGGCGCGGCTCTGGGAGCGCCGCGGCAGCCACGGCGACTTCGGCGAGGTGCGCATCGGCACCGGTTCGCACAGCCTCAGCCAGCGCATCACCCCGCTCTCGACCAAGCCGATCGCCGATCTCGAGCCGCTCTCGGCGCGAGCCCTGCGCCGATTCATCGCCGTGCACGGCTCGGTGCCCGACCTGCCGGTGTCGCTGTTCATCCGCCGGCTCGCCGACATCCGCCTCACGGGCGACGAGGATGCGGCGCGCGCCATGGTGCGCGCGATGATCGCCCAGGCGGTCACCGCGCACGCGCCCGACGAGCTGCGCGTCGCCGTCTGCACGACGCCCGAGCGCGCCGCCGACTGGGACTGGGTGAAGTGGCTGCCGCACGCGCAGCATCCCGACCTGCAGGACGGCGCGGGATCGACCCGGCTGTTCGGCGTCGACGTGCCCGCGTTCGTCGACCTGCTCGACGGCGATCTGAACGGCCGCTCGCGCTTCGAGCCGGGCGCCGCGCCGACCGCCGACGAGCCGTACCACCTGGTCGTGTTCGACGGCGTCGCGCCGCCGACCGGATCGCGCATCGCCTCGGCGGGCTACCGGTGCACGACGACGCTGACGCTCGGCGTCGCCGTCGACGAGACCGACACCTCGGGTCTGCTGCTCGACGTGCAGCCCGACACCGTGCACCTGCTGCGCACCGACCGCACCGAGGGCGTGCAGCGCACGCCGATGTGCGCGCCCGACGGCCTGAGCGTGGCCGCGGCGACGGCGCTCGTGCGCGTCATCGCGCCGTACCGCATCGGCGGTCGCACGGCGGATGCGAGCGAGCCGATGGTCTCCGACTTCGAGCTGCCGACGCTGCTCGGCATCGAGGATGTCGACCAGTGGTCGCCCGTCGGCTTCCTGCGGGAGGATCTCGACCGGTCGCGGCTGCGCATCCCTCTCGGCGTCGACGAGCGCGGCAACCCGGTCGACCTCGACATCAAGGAGGCGGCGCAGGGCGGCATGGGCCCGCACGGCCTGCTCATCGGCGCCACCGGCTCGGGCAAGAGCGAGCTGCTGCGCACGCTCGTGCTCGGCATGGCGATGACGCACTCCTCCGAGACGCTGAACTTCGTGCTCGTCGACTTCAAGGGCGGCGCGACGTTCCTCGGCCTCGACGAGCTGCCGCACGTGTCGGCGCTCATCACGAACCTCGCCGACGAGGCGACGCTCGTCACCCGCATGCAGGATGCGCTCGCCGGCGAGCTGAACCGGCGCCAGGAGTACCTGCGCGCCGCCGGCAACTACTCCTCGCTGCTCGAGCACGAGAAGGCCCGCCTCGCGGGCGCCCCGCTCGAGGCGATGCCGACCCTGTTCGTGATCGTCGACGAGTTCAGCGAGCTGCTCGCCTCGAACCCCGACTTCGCCGAGCTGTTCGTCATGATCGGCCGCCTCGGCCGCTCGCTCGGCGTGCACCTGCTGCTCGCATCCCAGCGCCTCGAAGACGGCCGCATGACGAAGCTCGAGAGCCACCTCTCGTATCGCATCGGCCTGCGCACCTTCTCGGCGATGGAGAGCCGCAGCGTCATCGGCGTGCCGGATGCGCACTCCCTGCCGAACGCCCCCGGCAACGGCTACCTGCGCAGCGACGTCGCGACCCTGACCCGCTTCAAGGCCGCCTACGTGTCGGGCACCTATCGTCGGCGCACGCGCGAGCAGCGGCAGGAGGAGGTGCGCCAGCAGGTCGTCGTGTTCGGCGCGTCGCCGGTCGTGCCGCCCGCGCCGACCGAGGTCGACGGGGTTCCGCTCGGGCCCGACGACGCGATCGTCGCGCCCGCGCCGGCCTCCGAGGCGCCGAGCCCGGCGCCGACCGCCGACGAGACCGTCATGACGATGATCGTCGACAAGCTCGTCGGCTACGGCCCGCCCGCGCACCAGGTCTGGCTGCCGCCGCTCGGCGCGCCGCCGACGCTCGACCAGCTGCTGCCGCCCCTGCTGCCCGATCCCGACCGCGGCCTGCACGCCATCGGCTGGACCGGCACCGGGCACCTCAGCGTGCCGATCGGCGTGGTCGACAAGCCCTACGAGCAGACGCGCGAGCTGTACGAGATCGACCTCTCGGGCGCCGGCGGCAACGTCGGCATCGCCGGCGGGCCGCAGTCGGGCAAGACGGCGCTGCTGCGCACCATGGTCAGCGGGCTCGCGCTCACCCACACGCCCAGCGAGGTGCAGTTCTACTGCATCGACTTCGGCGGCGGCGGGCTCTCGACGCTCGAGGGGCTGCCGCACGTCGGCAGCGTCGCGACGCGGCGCAACGCCGAGCAGGTATCGCGCACGATCGCCGAGGTGCGCACGCTGATGCGCGACCGCGAGCAGCTCTTCACCGACGAGTCGCTCGAGGGCATGGCCGAGTACCGCGACCGCCGCGCGGCGGGCGAGCTCGCCGAGCAGCGCTTCGGCGACGTCTTCCTCGTCGTCGACGGCTGGGCCGCCCTGCGCGCGGAGTTCGAGGAGCACGACATCGCCCTGCGCGAGATCGCCCGACAGGGCCTCGCCTACGGCGTGCACGTGATGATCTCGACCAGCCGCTGGACCGACGTGCACAGCTCGCTGCGCGACCAGCTCGGCACCCGCGTCGAGCTCAAGCTCGGCGACCCGATCGACTCGGTGCACGGCATGCGCAAGGCCGCCACGGTCCCTCAGCTGCCCGGTCGCGGCATCACCTCCGAGGGGATGCACTTCCTCGCGGGCGTGCCGCGCATCGACGGGCTCACCACCGTCGACGGACTCGCCGCCGCATCCCGCGACCTCGGCGACGCCGTGCTCGAGGCCTGGAGCGGCCCCGTCGCCCCCGAGGTTCGCATGCTGCCGGCCGTGCTCGACGCCGCGCTGCTGCCCGCGCCCACGGCGCCCGGACCGCGCGTCGCGCTCGGTCACGGCGAGCAGGATCTCGAGCCCGTCTGGCACGACTTCGGCGCGAAGCCGCACCTCAGCATCGTCGGCGACTCCGCCAGCGGAAAGACCGGGGCGCTGCGCCTGCTCGCGAGCGGCGTCGTCGCCGCCTACTCGCCCGACGACGCCCGCATCACGGTCATCGATCCGCGCCGCGGCGTCGTCGAATCGGTGCCCGAGCAGTACCAGTTCGCCACCGCGTTCTCGACGTCGGCGACCGAGCAGGTCGTCGCCCAGGTCGTGGCCGAGCTGCGGCAGCGCGTGCCCAGCGCCGACATCACCCCGGCCCAGCTGCGCCGCCGCGACTGGTGGAGCGGACCCGAGCACTTCGTGTTCGTCGACGACTACGACCTGATGCTGGGCACGATGGGCGGCCCCCTGGCGCCGCTCGTCGAGCTCATCCCGCAGGCCGGCGACATCGGCCTGCACCTCATCCTCGCGCGCGCCGGCGCCGGGTCGAGCCGCACGGCGATGGATGCGGTCATCCGCCGACTGCACGAGTCGAACACGCCCGAGCTCACCCTGTCACTGCCCCCGTCGGAGCCGCTCACCTTCACGCCCGGCCGCGGCAAGCCGCTGCCTCCCGGACGCGCCGCGCTGCTCACCCGCCGCGGCGGCGTCGGGCTGCAGATCGGCTGGACGGAGCCGCCGGAATGA
- the eccD gene encoding type VII secretion integral membrane protein EccD has translation MTSLDQRTESGRPAGQGRAPIGQSPAVAGQAVQSQAAPSAGRAVEPAVAAGAGAGDMCRLSVVGPTSRVELAVPSHIPIVELLPTIVGHLDPMLATRGLDHGGWVLQRLGHPPLDEDRGTAAAGLLDGDVLYLRPRTAVLAQAQYDDLVDGVQLVLDARDDSWNPVWTRRAALAAATLACLVSIAVAGTTGTAAPIVAGALALVLLAAGALIGRLWDDVIGSLLIGTGVVGAALAGATTPAALFPGGGATPLAAATAGAAATGIAAGAAAYARGGVRPRLLATTGAAIIVVLGLTVPLVLRLGLPQGAAIVVLLALAVARALPVLAAWIGGLSVDPVPLSSKEFQTGLDAVPADEVERKATVAHQTATALWAAWAVVLCAAISVLALDPGWASTALVVAGSVGVLLQARELHAAVQRGAVIVAAAVPLVVLALAHASRLDTVWQIVIAAALVIVAANACVAALLLPRGRLAPTWGRAGDVLHWVCAIAIPALVLAVVGLYDWIADLV, from the coding sequence ATGACGTCGCTCGATCAGCGCACCGAGTCCGGCCGACCCGCGGGTCAGGGCCGGGCACCGATCGGACAGAGCCCTGCCGTTGCGGGCCAGGCCGTGCAGAGCCAGGCCGCGCCGAGCGCCGGCCGCGCCGTGGAGCCCGCCGTCGCGGCGGGCGCCGGCGCCGGAGACATGTGCCGGCTCAGCGTGGTGGGGCCGACCTCGCGCGTCGAGCTGGCGGTGCCCTCGCACATCCCCATCGTCGAGCTGCTGCCCACGATCGTCGGCCACCTCGACCCGATGCTCGCCACCCGCGGGCTCGACCACGGCGGCTGGGTGCTGCAGCGGCTCGGGCATCCGCCGCTCGATGAGGATCGCGGAACGGCCGCGGCGGGCCTGCTCGACGGCGACGTGCTCTACCTGCGGCCGCGCACGGCGGTGCTCGCCCAGGCGCAGTACGACGACCTCGTCGACGGCGTGCAGCTGGTGCTCGACGCGCGCGACGACTCGTGGAACCCGGTGTGGACGCGCCGAGCGGCCCTCGCCGCCGCGACGCTCGCCTGCCTGGTATCGATCGCCGTCGCCGGCACCACCGGCACGGCCGCCCCGATCGTGGCCGGCGCGCTCGCGCTCGTGCTGCTCGCCGCGGGCGCCCTGATCGGGCGGCTGTGGGATGACGTGATCGGCTCCCTGCTCATCGGCACCGGCGTCGTCGGCGCCGCCCTCGCCGGCGCGACGACACCGGCAGCGCTGTTCCCCGGCGGGGGCGCGACGCCGCTCGCCGCCGCGACGGCGGGCGCCGCCGCGACCGGCATCGCCGCCGGCGCCGCCGCCTACGCCCGCGGCGGAGTGCGCCCGCGGCTGCTGGCGACGACCGGGGCGGCGATCATCGTCGTGCTCGGGCTGACCGTGCCGCTCGTGCTGCGCCTCGGCCTGCCGCAGGGCGCCGCGATCGTCGTGCTGCTCGCGCTGGCCGTCGCCCGCGCCCTCCCCGTGCTCGCCGCCTGGATCGGCGGGCTCAGCGTCGACCCGGTGCCGCTGTCGTCGAAGGAGTTCCAGACCGGACTCGACGCCGTGCCGGCCGACGAGGTCGAGCGCAAGGCGACCGTCGCGCACCAGACCGCGACCGCGCTGTGGGCGGCCTGGGCGGTGGTGCTGTGCGCGGCCATCTCCGTGCTCGCGCTCGACCCGGGCTGGGCATCCACCGCGCTCGTCGTCGCCGGGAGCGTCGGCGTGCTGCTGCAGGCGCGTGAGCTGCACGCCGCGGTGCAGCGCGGCGCCGTGATCGTGGCGGCGGCCGTGCCGCTCGTCGTGCTCGCGCTCGCCCACGCCTCCCGTCTCGACACCGTGTGGCAGATCGTCATCGCCGCCGCGCTCGTCATCGTCGCCGCCAACGCCTGCGTCGCGGCGCTGCTGCTGCCGCGCGGCCGCCTCGCCCCGACCTGGGGTCGGGCGGGCGACGTCCTGCACTGGGTCTGCGCCATCGCGATCCCGGCGCTCGTGCTCGCCGTCGTCGGCCTCTACGACTGGATCGCCGATCTGGTGTGA